In a genomic window of Cytobacillus sp. FSL H8-0458:
- the flhF gene encoding flagellar biosynthesis protein FlhF, giving the protein MKVKKFMAASMPDAMKQIRAELGKDAVILNSRVVYTGGILGFFKKRNIEVMAAADSNQEIEQKPAVKPAAIPGALNHFKGNSEESHFPESSTSDELIKEISILKQMMSSLAGGQQISTVYPEAIRKVMHVLNEQEIDNSIQDQVLQVLLEKWYLGGSKAKVAEIEAWLHEEIIKQIEDIPFSGISFTKKYINVAGPTGVGKTTTLAKMAAECVIKHKKKAAFITADTYRIAAIDQLKTYAGILDIPLEVCYTIDDFRQAAERLKEYDLVLIDTAGRNFRNRQYVEDLKNVIDFEKDMETFLVLSLTAKQKDMEDIYNQFSIIDIDKLIFTKADETSTYGAMYNIIHKYKKGAAYITNGQDVPDDILMAGPEAIVKLLMGNKK; this is encoded by the coding sequence TTGAAGGTAAAAAAGTTCATGGCAGCGTCCATGCCTGATGCGATGAAACAGATACGCGCGGAACTGGGTAAGGATGCCGTAATTTTAAATTCACGAGTAGTATATACCGGCGGGATTTTAGGCTTTTTTAAAAAGAGAAATATAGAAGTGATGGCAGCAGCGGATTCAAATCAGGAAATAGAGCAAAAACCCGCTGTTAAGCCTGCAGCAATTCCTGGTGCTTTAAATCATTTCAAGGGAAACAGTGAAGAGTCTCACTTTCCCGAATCGAGTACATCCGATGAGCTGATTAAAGAGATAAGCATCCTGAAACAAATGATGTCCTCATTGGCCGGTGGACAGCAGATAAGTACTGTTTATCCTGAAGCGATAAGAAAAGTCATGCATGTTCTTAATGAACAGGAAATTGACAATTCTATTCAGGATCAGGTGCTCCAAGTATTGCTGGAAAAATGGTACCTGGGCGGTTCCAAAGCTAAAGTTGCTGAAATAGAAGCCTGGCTGCATGAAGAAATTATAAAGCAAATTGAGGATATTCCATTCAGCGGGATTTCTTTTACCAAAAAATATATTAATGTAGCAGGTCCTACTGGAGTAGGGAAAACAACTACCTTGGCGAAGATGGCAGCAGAGTGTGTGATTAAACATAAAAAAAAGGCTGCATTTATCACAGCCGACACCTACAGGATAGCGGCGATTGATCAATTAAAAACTTACGCAGGCATCCTGGATATACCTTTAGAAGTTTGCTATACAATAGATGACTTCAGACAGGCAGCAGAGAGGCTGAAAGAATATGACCTTGTTTTAATAGATACAGCCGGACGGAATTTCAGGAACAGACAGTATGTAGAAGATTTAAAGAATGTGATTGATTTTGAGAAGGATATGGAAACTTTTTTAGTGCTCTCGCTTACCGCGAAACAAAAGGATATGGAAGATATATATAATCAGTTTTCAATTATCGACATTGATAAACTTATCTTCACAAAGGCAGATGAAACGTCAACTTACGGTGCCATGTACAACATCATTCATAAATACAAAAAAGGCGCAGCTTATATTACAAATGGCCAGGATGTTCCTGATGATATCCTTATGGCAGGGCCGGAAGCTATTGTAAAACTACTAATGGGGAATAAGAAATGA